In Streptomyces sp. NBC_00433, a single genomic region encodes these proteins:
- a CDS encoding DUF4129 domain-containing protein, giving the protein MDEHDATARARQAGGHEKDAPPAAGPRGGGGRAGAAGRALALVAVAGTALGAVTLRPGRSLFADSGGPLDNSAAVILIALACLGAGILLSSRYRARLGYEQNLPPFEQRLADAVRVTLITAALAIPLLLLAMHRFPQGGSTPTVERTGSDWIPRSKRPPAPPGHIGKPSHAPQITLPHILVVIGIALLVVVLLVAGYRLWRQLRDTAEQPDPGPYLPAEHDVLADAVDSGRRALLDGTDARAAVIACYAAMETSLAESGVARRASDSPQDLLERAAGSGLLTGPHATDLTVLFREARYSTHPMDHTHRDRAADALDAIAAQLAERAAADAGPGEGTQGPQPTAGAHR; this is encoded by the coding sequence GTGGACGAGCACGACGCCACAGCCAGGGCGCGACAGGCGGGCGGGCACGAGAAGGACGCACCCCCGGCAGCGGGGCCACGGGGTGGCGGGGGCAGGGCGGGCGCGGCGGGCAGGGCGCTGGCCCTCGTCGCCGTCGCGGGCACCGCGCTGGGCGCCGTGACGCTGCGCCCCGGCCGGTCGCTGTTCGCCGACAGCGGCGGGCCGCTGGACAATTCCGCCGCCGTCATCCTGATCGCCCTCGCCTGCCTGGGCGCGGGAATACTGCTCAGCAGCCGCTACCGCGCCCGCCTGGGCTACGAGCAGAACCTGCCGCCCTTCGAGCAGCGGCTCGCCGACGCGGTGCGGGTGACGCTGATCACGGCCGCACTGGCGATCCCCCTTCTGCTGCTCGCCATGCACCGGTTCCCGCAGGGCGGCAGCACCCCGACCGTCGAGCGGACCGGCAGCGACTGGATACCGCGGAGCAAGCGCCCGCCGGCGCCGCCGGGCCACATCGGCAAGCCCAGCCACGCCCCCCAGATCACCCTGCCGCACATCCTGGTGGTCATCGGCATCGCCCTGCTGGTGGTCGTCCTGCTGGTCGCCGGCTACCGGCTGTGGCGCCAACTGCGGGACACCGCCGAGCAGCCGGACCCGGGCCCGTACCTCCCGGCCGAGCACGACGTACTCGCCGACGCCGTCGACTCCGGGCGCCGCGCACTGCTCGACGGCACCGACGCCCGCGCCGCCGTCATCGCCTGCTATGCCGCCATGGAGACCTCGCTGGCCGAGTCCGGCGTCGCCCGCCGCGCCTCCGACAGCCCCCAGGACCTGCTGGAGCGGGCCGCCGGCAGCGGCCTGCTGACCGGCCCGCACGCCACCGACCTGACCGTGCTGTTCCGCGAGGCCCGCTACTCCACCCACCCCATGGACCACACCCACCGCGACCGGGCCGCCGACGCGCTCGACGCCATCGCCGCGCAGCTCGCGGAACGCGCCGCCGCGGACGCCGGGCCCGGCGAGGGCACACAGGGGCCGCAACCGACCGCGGGAGCCCACCGGTGA
- a CDS encoding MoxR family ATPase, which translates to MTSQDRTADHDALTPRQAGERAAEVLAEIRTAVVGKPRPLDMVMLGILAGGHVLIEDLPGLGKTLLARSFATVLGLDFRRIQFTPDLLPSDVTGAPFYDQRTAEMVFRPGPVFTHLLLADEINRTPPKTQASLLEAMAESQVSIDGSTRPLPDPFVVVATANPIEYEGTYSLPEAQLDRFLLRVRMGYLTAPEETGMLRARIARAAPEAVLRTLSGPAEVLAMRAAVEQVEVEDDLLDYVVSLVGATRGHQHIQVGASPRGGLALVQLARARAVLDLRDYATPEDVKDVAVAALAHRITLKPELWVRQIDADDVVAEIVRSVAAPQTVPRSPVAS; encoded by the coding sequence GTGACCAGCCAAGACCGCACAGCCGACCACGACGCCCTGACCCCCCGACAGGCCGGTGAGCGGGCCGCGGAAGTCCTGGCCGAGATCCGTACGGCCGTCGTCGGCAAGCCCCGGCCGCTCGACATGGTCATGCTCGGCATCCTGGCCGGCGGCCACGTCCTGATCGAGGACCTGCCGGGCCTCGGCAAGACCCTGCTCGCCCGGTCCTTCGCCACCGTGCTCGGCCTGGACTTCCGGCGTATCCAGTTCACCCCCGACCTGCTGCCCTCCGATGTGACCGGCGCCCCCTTCTACGACCAGCGCACCGCCGAGATGGTCTTCCGGCCGGGCCCCGTCTTCACCCACCTGCTGCTCGCCGACGAGATCAACCGCACCCCGCCCAAGACCCAGGCCTCGCTGCTCGAAGCGATGGCCGAGTCGCAGGTGTCCATCGACGGCAGCACCCGCCCGCTGCCCGACCCCTTCGTCGTGGTCGCCACCGCGAACCCCATCGAGTACGAGGGCACCTACTCGCTGCCCGAAGCCCAGCTCGACCGCTTCCTGCTCCGGGTACGGATGGGCTATCTGACCGCGCCCGAGGAGACCGGGATGCTGCGCGCCCGGATCGCCCGCGCGGCGCCCGAGGCGGTGCTGCGCACCCTGAGCGGCCCCGCGGAGGTGCTGGCGATGCGCGCCGCGGTCGAACAGGTCGAGGTCGAGGACGACCTGCTCGACTACGTCGTCTCCCTGGTCGGGGCCACCCGCGGCCACCAGCACATCCAGGTCGGCGCCTCACCGCGCGGCGGCCTCGCCCTGGTCCAGCTCGCCCGTGCCCGCGCGGTCCTCGACCTGCGCGACTACGCCACCCCCGAGGACGTCAAGGACGTCGCCGTCGCGGCCCTCGCCCACCGGATCACCCTCAAGCCCGAGCTGTGGGTCCGGCAGATCGACGCGGACGACGTGGTCGCCGAGATCGTCAGGTCCGTCGCCGCCCCGCAGACCGTGCCCCGCAGCCCCGTCGCGTCATGA
- a CDS encoding DUF58 domain-containing protein, which translates to MTERPAALDRALGGVTGAPTEPPPAAPPGWRAGERTLRYGTVAAVAVAAALLTGHAWLLAAAAAPLALLALALPAGRRPRHLTPAVDVQPRRCFEGERVTATVTLAHDGAAGRLDPGVTLGPGVRLDDLDVTGGRVTLTFTAQRWGRWTVGTVDLDVYDTGGAARRTLRVDLGEVAVFPVPTATGVTPIPVRLPQRLGEHTSSQRGEGVEVTGIHPYVRGDRQRRIHWPATTRRGELQLHQFAAERASDTVVLLDVLADVRDPVSGTSSLDETFRAAAGLVRAYLRTHDRIGVVSVGGATRWLQPGSGQSYFYRIVESVLDVRKDLGYRTAGLHRLPPPALPESALVYVLTPLTDQRILDVLDQVRSRANPLVVVEIPTGDPTVEPGDRTAELALRLWRADRDAMRFALTERGIAVITHHPGETLDLALAPLLRTRIRGGRR; encoded by the coding sequence ATGACGGAACGACCCGCCGCACTCGACCGGGCACTGGGCGGCGTGACGGGCGCGCCCACCGAGCCGCCGCCGGCGGCGCCGCCCGGCTGGCGGGCCGGCGAGCGCACCCTGCGCTACGGCACGGTCGCCGCGGTCGCGGTGGCCGCCGCCCTCCTCACCGGCCACGCGTGGCTGCTGGCCGCGGCCGCCGCCCCGCTCGCCCTGCTGGCCCTGGCGCTGCCGGCCGGCCGCAGGCCGCGGCACCTCACGCCCGCGGTCGACGTCCAGCCGCGGCGCTGCTTCGAGGGCGAGCGCGTCACCGCCACCGTCACCCTCGCGCACGACGGCGCGGCCGGGCGCCTCGACCCCGGCGTCACCCTCGGGCCCGGTGTACGGCTCGACGACCTCGACGTCACCGGCGGGCGCGTCACGCTGACCTTCACCGCGCAGCGCTGGGGCCGCTGGACCGTCGGCACGGTCGACCTCGACGTCTACGACACCGGCGGCGCCGCCCGCCGCACCCTGCGCGTCGACCTCGGCGAGGTCGCGGTCTTCCCGGTCCCCACCGCGACCGGCGTCACCCCCATCCCGGTACGGCTGCCGCAGCGGCTCGGCGAGCACACCTCATCGCAGCGCGGCGAGGGCGTCGAGGTCACCGGCATCCACCCCTACGTACGCGGCGACCGCCAGCGCCGCATCCACTGGCCCGCGACCACCCGCCGCGGGGAACTGCAACTCCACCAGTTCGCCGCGGAGAGGGCCTCGGACACCGTGGTCCTGCTCGACGTCCTCGCCGACGTCCGCGACCCGGTGAGCGGTACGTCCTCGCTCGACGAGACCTTCCGCGCCGCGGCCGGCCTGGTCCGCGCCTACCTGCGCACCCACGACCGGATCGGCGTCGTCTCGGTCGGCGGCGCCACCCGCTGGCTGCAACCCGGCAGCGGCCAGAGCTACTTCTACCGGATCGTGGAGAGCGTCCTCGACGTCCGCAAGGACCTCGGCTACCGCACGGCCGGGCTGCACAGGCTGCCGCCGCCCGCCCTGCCGGAGAGCGCCCTGGTCTACGTCCTCACGCCGCTCACCGACCAGCGCATCCTCGATGTGCTCGACCAGGTCAGGTCGCGGGCCAATCCGCTGGTCGTGGTGGAGATCCCCACCGGCGACCCGACGGTCGAGCCCGGCGACCGCACCGCGGAGCTTGCCCTGCGCCTGTGGCGGGCCGACCGCGACGCGATGCGCTTCGCCCTGACCGAACGCGGCATCGCCGTCATCACCCACCATCCCGGCGAAACCCTCGACCTGGCCCTCGCCCCCCTGCTGCGCACCCGCATCCGCGGAGGCCGCCGATGA
- a CDS encoding glycoside hydrolase family 2 protein, which produces MKDVTPLVDGWTLRLPGDGRAGGTPERRLHATVPGCVHTDLLAAGEIADPFLDRNEHDAAWVGRADWTYETVLPARTTAHERSDLVFDGLDTVAEITLGGRRLGATRNMHRSHRFDVTADRGTGGGGTPLTVAFTSAYTEAERVRALVGDRPNSYPEPFQYIRKMACSFGWDWGPTLVTAGIWKPVRLEHWSTARLARVTPLVTVTDRTGRVEVRVEIERTATGADRPLTVRLRVGETVSETTVPAGADRVTALAEVPAPDLWWPHGYGEQPLYDCEVTLADQGAALDGWQRRIGFRTVTLDTSPDEHGTAFTLVVNGTPVFARGVNWIPDDVLPTRVDAARYRRRLRQAVDAGVDLIRVWGGGIYESDDFYDACDELGLLVWQDFLFACAAYPEEQPLRSEIEAEARENVGRLAPHPSLALWNGNNENLWGFRDWDWEDALAGDSWGEGYYLGLLARVVAETDPTRPYWAGSPWSGSWDHHPNDPRHGTAHSWEVWNRVDYTDYRDSVPRFVAEFGWQAPPAYATARRALSDDPLTPDSPGMLHHQKAGDGNGKLARGLARHFPVPADFDTWHYLTQVNQARAVATGIEHWRSHWPVCAGTVVWQLNDCWPVTSWAAVDGDERPKPLYHELKRLYADRLITVQPRPGGLVAALVNQAARDWSGTAVLRRVAVDGAVLAEVRLPFTAAPRTVAEIALPPEVLPAADSGKELLTVRVGELRACWFPVRDKDFGYPEPSWDVAVAVHPDGAAAVTVTARTLLRDLLLQADRLGPAATADRGLTTLLPGESVTITVRGWDHPSPDAAAAVLFCVNAAVKPPAPPATWSPRG; this is translated from the coding sequence ATGAAGGACGTCACGCCGCTGGTCGACGGCTGGACCCTCCGCCTGCCGGGCGACGGCAGAGCGGGCGGCACCCCGGAGCGCAGGCTCCACGCCACCGTGCCCGGGTGCGTCCACACCGACCTGCTCGCCGCGGGCGAGATCGCCGACCCCTTCCTGGACAGGAACGAGCACGACGCCGCCTGGGTCGGCCGCGCCGACTGGACGTACGAGACGGTGCTGCCCGCGCGGACCACGGCCCACGAGCGCAGCGACCTCGTCTTCGACGGCCTCGACACCGTCGCCGAGATCACCCTCGGCGGCCGCCGGCTGGGCGCGACGCGCAACATGCACCGGAGCCACCGCTTCGACGTCACCGCCGACCGCGGGACCGGAGGCGGCGGCACACCGCTGACCGTGGCCTTCACCTCGGCCTACACCGAAGCGGAACGCGTACGCGCGCTCGTCGGGGACCGGCCGAACTCGTATCCGGAGCCCTTCCAGTACATCCGCAAGATGGCCTGCTCCTTCGGCTGGGACTGGGGGCCGACGCTGGTCACCGCCGGGATATGGAAGCCGGTGCGGCTCGAACACTGGTCGACCGCCCGGCTGGCGCGGGTCACCCCGCTGGTGACCGTCACCGACCGCACCGGACGGGTCGAGGTCCGGGTCGAGATCGAGCGCACCGCGACAGGCGCCGACCGGCCGCTGACGGTAAGGCTGCGGGTGGGGGAGACCGTCTCGGAGACCACTGTCCCGGCCGGCGCGGACCGCGTCACCGCGCTCGCCGAGGTCCCCGCCCCCGACCTGTGGTGGCCGCACGGCTACGGCGAACAGCCGCTGTACGACTGCGAGGTCACCCTCGCGGACCAGGGCGCCGCGCTGGACGGCTGGCAGCGGCGTATCGGCTTCCGCACCGTCACCCTGGACACCTCGCCCGACGAGCACGGCACGGCCTTCACCCTGGTCGTCAACGGCACCCCGGTCTTCGCCCGCGGCGTCAACTGGATCCCCGACGACGTCCTGCCCACCAGGGTCGACGCCGCCCGCTACCGGCGCCGGCTGCGGCAGGCCGTGGACGCCGGGGTGGACCTGATCCGGGTGTGGGGCGGCGGGATCTACGAGAGCGACGACTTCTACGACGCCTGCGACGAGCTGGGCCTGCTGGTCTGGCAGGACTTCCTCTTCGCCTGCGCCGCCTACCCCGAGGAGCAGCCGCTGCGCTCCGAGATCGAGGCCGAGGCCAGGGAGAACGTCGGCCGGCTCGCTCCGCACCCGAGCCTGGCACTGTGGAACGGCAACAACGAGAACCTGTGGGGCTTCCGCGACTGGGACTGGGAGGACGCGCTGGCCGGCGACTCCTGGGGAGAGGGCTACTATCTGGGCCTGCTGGCCAGGGTCGTCGCCGAGACCGACCCGACCCGGCCCTACTGGGCCGGCAGCCCCTGGTCGGGCTCCTGGGACCACCACCCCAACGATCCCCGGCACGGCACCGCCCACTCCTGGGAGGTGTGGAACCGCGTCGACTACACCGACTACCGCGACAGCGTCCCGCGCTTCGTCGCCGAGTTCGGCTGGCAGGCGCCGCCCGCTTATGCCACCGCCCGCCGCGCGCTGTCCGACGACCCGCTGACCCCCGACTCGCCCGGCATGCTGCACCACCAGAAGGCCGGGGACGGCAACGGCAAGCTCGCCCGCGGCCTGGCCCGGCACTTCCCGGTGCCCGCCGACTTCGACACCTGGCACTACCTGACCCAGGTCAACCAGGCACGGGCCGTCGCCACCGGCATCGAGCACTGGCGCTCGCACTGGCCGGTGTGCGCCGGCACCGTCGTGTGGCAGCTCAACGACTGCTGGCCGGTGACCTCCTGGGCCGCCGTCGACGGCGACGAGCGCCCCAAGCCGCTCTACCACGAGCTGAAGCGGCTCTACGCGGACCGGCTGATCACCGTACAACCGCGCCCCGGCGGCCTCGTCGCGGCGCTGGTCAACCAGGCCGCGCGGGACTGGTCGGGCACGGCGGTCCTGCGCCGGGTCGCGGTGGACGGCGCCGTGCTCGCCGAGGTGCGGCTGCCGTTCACCGCGGCGCCCAGGACCGTCGCCGAGATCGCGCTGCCGCCCGAGGTGCTGCCCGCGGCGGACAGCGGCAAGGAGCTGCTGACCGTACGGGTCGGGGAGCTGCGGGCCTGCTGGTTCCCGGTCCGCGACAAGGACTTCGGCTACCCGGAGCCCAGCTGGGACGTCGCGGTCGCCGTGCACCCCGACGGCGCCGCCGCCGTCACCGTCACCGCCCGCACCCTGCTGCGCGACCTGCTGCTGCAGGCCGACCGGCTCGGCCCCGCGGCCACCGCGGACCGCGGCCTGACCACCCTGCTGCCCGGCGAGAGCGTGACGATCACCGTACGCGGCTGGGACCACCCGTCGCCCGACGCCGCCGCGGCCGTGCTCTTCTGCGTCAACGCGGCCGTGAAGCCGCCGGCTCCGCCCGCTACTTGGTCGCCCCGCGGGTGA
- a CDS encoding putative protein N(5)-glutamine methyltransferase, translating into MSDSVTPLPEAAPQHAAPQDAVVARLRAAGCVFAEDEARIILATATTPDELDAMVVRRAGGLPLEHVVGWAEFCGLRIAVDPGVFVPRRRTELLVREAVALARAARAEGGTVVDLCCGTGAVGAALAAALAPTELHAADLDPAAVACAARNLAGVGGRVHRGDLFAALPAALRGTVDLLAANVPYVPSGAVGLLPAEARDHEALIALDGGHDGLDVMRRVAASAADWLAPGGSLLVEAGERQAQTAAGILAGGGLRPRLATDDDLGATVVIGTRP; encoded by the coding sequence ATGTCGGACTCCGTCACACCGTTGCCCGAAGCCGCACCGCAGCACGCCGCACCGCAGGACGCCGTCGTCGCCCGGCTCAGGGCTGCGGGCTGCGTCTTCGCCGAGGACGAGGCGCGGATCATCCTCGCCACCGCCACCACACCTGACGAGCTGGACGCGATGGTCGTCCGGCGGGCCGGCGGGCTGCCGCTGGAACACGTCGTCGGCTGGGCCGAATTCTGCGGCCTGCGCATCGCCGTCGACCCCGGGGTCTTCGTGCCCAGGCGGCGCACCGAACTCCTGGTGCGCGAGGCCGTCGCGCTCGCCCGCGCGGCCCGCGCCGAAGGCGGGACCGTCGTCGACCTGTGCTGCGGCACCGGCGCGGTCGGCGCCGCGCTGGCCGCCGCCCTGGCCCCTACGGAACTGCACGCCGCCGACCTCGACCCGGCGGCCGTCGCCTGCGCCGCCCGCAACCTCGCCGGGGTCGGCGGGCGGGTCCACCGCGGCGACCTCTTCGCGGCGCTGCCCGCCGCGCTGCGCGGCACGGTCGACCTGCTGGCCGCCAACGTGCCCTACGTGCCCAGCGGCGCCGTCGGCCTGCTGCCGGCCGAGGCCCGCGACCACGAGGCGCTGATCGCCCTCGACGGCGGGCACGACGGCCTCGACGTGATGCGCAGGGTCGCGGCCAGTGCCGCGGACTGGCTCGCCCCCGGGGGCTCGCTGCTGGTGGAGGCCGGTGAGAGACAGGCACAGACCGCCGCCGGCATCCTGGCCGGCGGCGGCCTGCGACCGCGTCTCGCGACCGACGACGACCTCGGGGCGACCGTGGTCATCGGCACCCGCCCGTAG
- a CDS encoding HoxN/HupN/NixA family nickel/cobalt transporter gives MTTTTEAAVPAGSRWRRIRGSMTRAEWTRLGGMAAFIVALHVIGWFTLVAIVAPEHYSLGTKSFGIGMGVTAYTLGMRHAFDADHIAAIDNTTRKLMHEGKRPLSVGFWFSLGHSSIVFALAFLLSLGVRSLADPVENDDSQLHNVTGWVGTTVSGTFLYVIAFINLLILAGIWKVFRQMRGGHFDEAALEEHLNNRGFMNRLLGRVMKSITKPWQMYPLGLLFGLGFDTATEIALLVLAGSGAASGLPWYAILCLPVLFAAGMCLLDTIDGSFMNFAYEWAFSKPVRKVYYNLTITGLSVAVALIIGTVELLGLVSDKAGLHGAFWDWAGGLDLNIVGYVIVGLFFLTWAVAMAVWKFGNIEEKWTSGLRPAEQQD, from the coding sequence ATGACCACCACCACCGAGGCCGCCGTCCCCGCGGGGTCCCGCTGGCGCCGAATACGCGGTTCGATGACCCGGGCGGAGTGGACCCGGCTGGGCGGGATGGCCGCTTTCATCGTGGCCCTGCACGTCATCGGGTGGTTCACGCTGGTGGCGATCGTGGCGCCCGAGCACTACAGCCTGGGCACCAAGTCGTTCGGCATCGGCATGGGTGTGACGGCGTACACCCTGGGCATGCGGCACGCCTTCGACGCCGACCACATCGCGGCGATCGACAACACCACCCGCAAGCTGATGCACGAGGGCAAGCGGCCGCTGTCGGTGGGCTTCTGGTTCTCGCTGGGGCACTCCAGCATCGTCTTCGCCCTGGCGTTCCTGCTGTCGCTGGGCGTCAGGTCGCTCGCCGACCCGGTCGAGAACGACGACTCGCAGCTGCACAATGTCACGGGCTGGGTGGGCACCACCGTCTCCGGCACCTTCCTCTACGTCATCGCCTTCATCAACCTGCTGATCCTGGCCGGGATCTGGAAGGTCTTCCGGCAGATGCGCGGCGGCCACTTCGACGAGGCCGCGCTCGAAGAGCACCTGAACAACCGCGGGTTCATGAACCGGCTGCTCGGCCGGGTGATGAAGTCGATCACGAAGCCCTGGCAGATGTACCCGCTGGGGCTGCTGTTCGGCCTGGGCTTCGACACCGCCACCGAGATCGCGCTGCTGGTGCTCGCCGGCTCCGGCGCGGCCTCCGGCCTGCCCTGGTACGCGATCCTGTGCCTGCCGGTGCTGTTCGCGGCGGGGATGTGCCTGCTGGACACCATCGACGGCTCGTTCATGAACTTCGCCTACGAGTGGGCCTTCTCCAAGCCGGTGCGCAAGGTCTACTACAACCTGACCATCACCGGCCTGTCGGTCGCGGTCGCGCTGATCATCGGCACGGTCGAACTCCTCGGCCTGGTCAGCGACAAGGCAGGCCTGCACGGGGCGTTCTGGGACTGGGCGGGCGGCCTGGACCTGAACATCGTCGGCTACGTCATCGTCGGGCTGTTCTTCCTCACCTGGGCGGTGGCGATGGCGGTGTGGAAGTTCGGGAACATCGAGGAGAAGTGGACGTCCGGGCTGCGGCCCGCCGAGCAGCAGGACTGA
- a CDS encoding CbtB-domain containing protein — translation MMWLVGTAILALAAYYFIGVDQGAVSVFGKDMHIHEFVHDARHFLGFPCH, via the coding sequence GTGATGTGGCTGGTCGGCACCGCGATCCTCGCGCTCGCCGCCTACTACTTCATCGGCGTCGACCAGGGCGCCGTCTCGGTCTTCGGCAAGGACATGCACATCCACGAGTTCGTCCACGACGCACGCCACTTCCTCGGTTTCCCCTGCCACTGA
- a CDS encoding CbtA family protein, with translation MEKKLILRGILAGAAAGLLAFLFARVFAEPQIGRAIDYESGRDAAQTALDKAAGLPAEAADPDLFSRTIQADVGMGVGMIVFGMAMGALFAVAYTVCLGRVGGLRARSLALVVAGGGFLGMYLVPFLKYPANPPAIGHEDTIRARSGLYLLMVVCSVAFLIAAAWLGRRLQPRLGNWNATLLAAGAFVVAIGVVMLILPPLGHLAYNKQHFGDHATETPLPLTDGHGRIVYPGFPADVLFSFRFYSVAAQLLLWSAIGLVFAPLAERLLQPRPEPAARGAAPVPA, from the coding sequence ATGGAAAAGAAGCTCATACTGCGCGGCATCCTGGCCGGCGCAGCAGCCGGGCTGCTCGCGTTCCTCTTCGCCCGCGTCTTCGCCGAGCCGCAGATCGGCAGGGCGATCGACTACGAGAGCGGCAGGGACGCGGCCCAGACGGCACTCGACAAGGCCGCCGGACTGCCGGCCGAGGCGGCGGACCCCGACCTGTTCAGCCGCACCATCCAGGCCGACGTCGGCATGGGCGTCGGGATGATCGTCTTCGGCATGGCGATGGGCGCGCTCTTCGCCGTCGCCTACACCGTCTGCCTCGGCCGGGTCGGCGGGCTGCGCGCCCGCAGCCTGGCCCTGGTCGTCGCCGGCGGCGGATTCCTCGGCATGTACCTGGTGCCGTTCCTGAAATACCCGGCGAACCCGCCCGCCATCGGCCACGAGGACACCATCAGGGCCCGCAGCGGCCTCTACCTGCTCATGGTGGTGTGCTCGGTGGCGTTCCTGATCGCCGCGGCCTGGCTGGGCAGGCGGCTGCAACCCAGGCTCGGCAACTGGAATGCCACGCTGCTCGCGGCCGGCGCCTTCGTCGTCGCCATCGGCGTCGTCATGCTGATCCTGCCCCCGCTGGGTCATCTCGCGTACAACAAGCAGCACTTCGGCGACCACGCCACCGAGACACCGCTGCCGCTCACCGACGGACACGGCCGCATCGTCTACCCGGGCTTCCCTGCCGACGTGCTGTTCTCCTTCCGCTTCTACTCCGTCGCGGCCCAACTGCTGCTCTGGTCGGCCATCGGCCTGGTCTTCGCGCCGCTGGCCGAACGCCTGCTGCAGCCCCGCCCCGAGCCCGCCGCCCGAGGGGCGGCACCCGTACCGGCATGA
- a CDS encoding (2Fe-2S)-binding protein: MTHHPHGTAEPGAVIEEITALGPFFAVTTHPAAAPPAEPWQPLSGPLLAERADAVRAYLAAAGGRSAEAVEPRVAASVAHLGLAARLLSPALAAAVLHGRLLGYDLGAARWQPALGGPVPLSLPDDALHPPAPAENQLADTVADQLLDGPLTELARHFAALGVSAHILLGNTASAVNGAATALAAARPELAARAHAFTTLLLERPPLRPQSARTPSGAFRRRSCCLIYRAAPDRRGALCGDCVLQGTAGRTAADL; the protein is encoded by the coding sequence ATGACGCACCACCCGCACGGCACGGCGGAACCGGGCGCGGTGATCGAGGAGATCACCGCGCTCGGGCCGTTCTTCGCCGTCACCACCCACCCGGCCGCCGCACCGCCCGCCGAGCCGTGGCAGCCGCTGAGCGGGCCGCTGCTCGCCGAGCGGGCCGACGCCGTACGGGCGTATCTGGCCGCGGCCGGCGGCCGGTCGGCGGAGGCGGTCGAACCCCGGGTCGCCGCCTCGGTCGCCCATCTCGGCCTGGCCGCACGGCTGCTGTCACCCGCGCTGGCCGCGGCCGTCCTGCACGGGCGGCTGCTCGGCTACGACCTCGGCGCGGCGCGCTGGCAGCCCGCGCTGGGCGGCCCGGTCCCGCTCTCGCTGCCCGACGACGCGCTGCACCCGCCCGCACCGGCCGAGAACCAACTCGCCGACACCGTCGCCGACCAGCTGCTGGACGGCCCGCTCACCGAACTGGCCCGCCACTTCGCCGCGCTGGGCGTCTCCGCACACATCCTGCTGGGCAACACCGCCTCCGCCGTCAACGGCGCCGCGACCGCGCTGGCCGCCGCCCGCCCCGAACTGGCCGCCCGCGCCCACGCGTTCACCACCCTGCTGCTGGAAAGGCCGCCGCTGCGCCCGCAGAGCGCCCGTACGCCCTCCGGTGCCTTCCGCCGGCGCAGCTGCTGCCTGATCTACCGCGCCGCCCCCGACCGCAGGGGCGCCCTGTGCGGCGACTGCGTCCTCCAGGGGACGGCCGGCCGAACCGCCGCCGACCTGTGA
- the cobF gene encoding precorrin-6A synthase (deacetylating), producing MKHIYVIGIGAGDPEQLTLQAVRALGRTEVFFLLDKGEDKAGLVRLREEILEQHAPRPHRVVVATDPDRDRGAAGGAYAPAVDDWRRRRGDIYQRLIAEELADDGCGAFLVWGDPALYDSTLAILEDVHARGGTDFDWTVVPGISSVATLAARHRTGLNQVGRPVQITTGRRLSDAGGLPDGVDDVVVMLDARQAFGALTGQGLQIYWGAYLGTPDEILLAGPLDDALADRIRTTRAEARARMGWIMDTYLLRRTQPPTPQGPADPAGGPR from the coding sequence GTGAAGCACATCTACGTCATCGGCATCGGCGCGGGTGACCCCGAGCAGCTCACCCTGCAGGCGGTCAGGGCCCTGGGACGCACCGAGGTGTTCTTCCTGCTCGACAAGGGCGAGGACAAGGCGGGCCTGGTGCGGCTGCGCGAGGAGATCCTGGAGCAACACGCGCCCCGCCCGCACCGGGTGGTCGTCGCCACCGACCCGGACCGCGACCGCGGCGCCGCCGGAGGGGCGTACGCACCGGCCGTCGACGACTGGCGGCGCCGCCGCGGCGACATCTACCAGCGGCTGATCGCCGAGGAGTTGGCCGACGACGGCTGCGGGGCCTTCCTGGTCTGGGGCGACCCCGCCCTCTACGACAGCACCCTGGCGATCCTGGAGGACGTGCACGCCCGCGGCGGCACCGACTTCGACTGGACGGTGGTGCCCGGCATCAGCAGCGTCGCGACCCTGGCCGCCCGGCACCGCACCGGGCTCAACCAGGTGGGCCGTCCGGTCCAGATCACCACCGGCCGGCGGCTCTCCGACGCGGGCGGGCTGCCCGACGGCGTGGACGACGTCGTCGTGATGCTCGACGCCCGCCAGGCCTTCGGCGCCCTCACCGGCCAGGGCCTGCAGATCTACTGGGGCGCCTACCTCGGCACCCCCGACGAGATCCTGCTGGCCGGCCCGCTGGACGACGCCCTGGCCGACCGCATCCGCACCACCCGCGCCGAGGCCCGCGCGCGCATGGGCTGGATCATGGACACGTACCTGCTGCGCAGGACGCAGCCGCCCACCCCGCAAGGGCCCGCCGACCCGGCCGGCGGTCCGCGATGA